Proteins co-encoded in one Candidatus Nomurabacteria bacterium genomic window:
- a CDS encoding DNA translocase FtsK, with amino-acid sequence MLKKHTPLAQSREVVKKMAETIVSMFKEFKVPVEVVEAVDGFSSYHFYLQPKKPMRMKAFASFVEDLRYELSNDGVEIQAPVPNKKLVGITVPKKEDLPAIPFSDALKWEEFRESGPLVVPLGIDEFGNRHLMNIARMPHILAAGTTGSGKSVLLHSLINALIEKNTPEQVRFMFIDPKLVELTLYDGLPHSLTKPVTQAKKAVQALSWAVKEMERRYDILEAEGVMNISVYHKDVYQPAKESWEKAGAKEADRAELPEALPFILIIVDELNDIMQTYPAEFEACVVRLAQMSRAVGIHLILTTQRPSTSVITGSIKANIPARIAMMVACQVDSRTILDVGGAEKLRGEGDMLLQSPEDFRPQRIQGLYISEDEIIDRVKVWKKYDEGELDTLDFDHYNGNDAIFNAMVGGDGEEDDLYEDAKAAVIKAGKASTSYIQRSLRIGYSRAARLLDLLEDSGVIGPQDGSKPRNVLVDPE; translated from the coding sequence ATGTTAAAAAAGCATACCCCCCTTGCTCAGAGTAGGGAAGTGGTTAAGAAGATGGCAGAGACCATTGTGAGCATGTTTAAGGAGTTTAAGGTGCCAGTTGAGGTGGTGGAGGCGGTTGATGGGTTTAGTAGTTACCATTTCTACCTTCAACCAAAGAAGCCGATGCGGATGAAAGCCTTCGCTAGCTTTGTGGAGGACCTCAGGTATGAACTAAGTAATGACGGCGTAGAGATCCAGGCTCCGGTCCCTAACAAGAAGCTGGTTGGTATAACGGTACCTAAGAAGGAAGACTTACCAGCCATACCCTTTAGCGATGCACTCAAGTGGGAAGAGTTCAGAGAAAGTGGCCCTCTAGTGGTGCCACTCGGTATTGATGAGTTTGGTAATCGACACTTAATGAACATTGCCCGGATGCCACACATCCTGGCTGCCGGGACCACTGGTTCGGGTAAGTCTGTCTTGCTTCACTCACTCATTAACGCACTGATTGAGAAGAACACACCCGAGCAGGTCCGTTTTATGTTCATTGATCCTAAGCTGGTTGAGCTTACTTTATATGATGGATTGCCACACTCGCTCACTAAGCCTGTTACACAGGCCAAGAAGGCTGTCCAGGCGCTTTCCTGGGCGGTAAAGGAGATGGAGCGGCGATATGACATTCTGGAAGCAGAAGGAGTAATGAACATTTCTGTCTACCACAAGGATGTGTACCAGCCTGCTAAAGAAAGCTGGGAAAAAGCAGGAGCTAAGGAAGCGGATCGTGCTGAGCTGCCTGAAGCCCTCCCATTTATTCTGATCATTGTAGACGAGCTCAATGACATTATGCAGACATATCCTGCCGAGTTTGAAGCTTGTGTGGTCCGCTTAGCACAAATGAGTAGAGCAGTCGGTATTCACCTTATTTTGACCACCCAGCGACCATCCACCAGTGTTATTACAGGATCTATTAAGGCCAATATCCCAGCTCGTATCGCTATGATGGTGGCTTGTCAGGTGGACTCACGAACCATTCTAGATGTCGGTGGAGCAGAGAAGTTGCGAGGCGAGGGGGATATGCTCTTACAATCTCCCGAAGACTTCAGACCACAACGCATTCAGGGACTCTATATTTCAGAGGATGAGATCATCGACCGGGTCAAAGTTTGGAAGAAGTATGATGAAGGGGAACTGGACACCTTAGACTTCGATCATTACAACGGAAATGATGCGATATTCAACGCCATGGTGGGTGGAGATGGAGAAGAAGATGATCTGTATGAAGATGCTAAAGCGGCAGTGATTAAGGCAGGTAAAGCTTCTACGTCGTATATACAACGTAGTTTACGTATTGGGTACTCCCGAGCGGCTCGATTGCTGGATCTTCTAGAGGATAGTGGGGTGATAGGTCCACAGGATGGATCGAAGCCACGGAATGTATTAGTGGACCCTGAATAA
- a CDS encoding Eco57I restriction-modification methylase domain-containing protein, which produces MQNNTFEKIDAALSKLSSERTIEAGLGVAREVLMLADVNGVKTDDPSSSDYVLLTALKLPNAERYDHWFQAHPKFKSNRACFALNDTKEGPLEAKLYALKKKSKLYVSGAVHFTPNYEDALFTRQDPASKIGVDFFLTPENDALLIVLSNNKSLRIVELKDQLSNTQKDIFSKWEGVANLGREALHLTIWDSFKLKSINEAFYKGIANSFKHLVSHLEEGGKSSDEARHFANRLHGRLLFCWFLDKKGFISRDVNYFDTTHTDASSYYKEKLELLFFGVLNTPQNDRERPHPDLKTPYLNGGLFEDRPDDWRGSDIPFPKGFFVNLYEHFSEFNFTTDESTPDYEQIAIDPEMLGRIFENLLAEINEETGEQARKAKGAFYTPREIVAYMCRESVRAYLCTALEAGDKAKNSIDRLLDTPDSDWAKSGTNSKRDVVEPVLREKIVKALDGMKVLDPACGSGAFPIGMLHLLVQIYERLDARFDPYRTKLGIMERNIYGVDIEPLAIEIARLRSFLALVVDQEYVEKKPNGGVDTLPNLEFKFVCANTLLPLSEEAALDDGGKYETLLEIKKEYFKATPKQREKLETKYSTLRKQGTMFGSQLNDQLHTYDPFSNEHPASFYDQLLMHDVEAKFDVVIGNPPYVSIWKIKPEQKDKYQNIYTTAKGHYDLYVLFYERAFGLLAVNGIISYITSNKWLAQSYGKQLRALLLGKRILRLLDFSAHQVFDSATVDTQISIISNADDDAEGGGEFEAYVHKTKKLPNLYSLPFSTVSKEVFKIHPDYNFKLDLDDGKVQIIQKIIKSTIKFENAFYVSKGAEIHNTKLKIGKGDFIHDVYADGYKQYLEGKNFERYVVKKKLYLDYQPSKHKAPCFPELFESHKIVVKNVVGRTGIQAVYDDVGYYNNDALINAVPYHLLEHLTYSQVKGKLSQERIKLSQKYDMKAVTVILNSKLLSWFFSELLSNGLHFYPRHLRDMPLPSLDHDPVSIDKLKVCYEEIVKATTQNIPAEKYLNEADELVYKLYDLTPEEIATIENS; this is translated from the coding sequence ATGCAAAATAATACTTTTGAAAAAATTGATGCTGCGCTAAGTAAATTAAGTAGCGAAAGAACCATAGAGGCTGGATTGGGAGTCGCTCGTGAGGTATTGATGTTGGCTGACGTGAATGGAGTTAAGACAGATGACCCCTCAAGTAGTGATTATGTACTACTTACAGCACTTAAATTGCCCAATGCCGAGCGTTATGATCATTGGTTTCAGGCTCATCCTAAGTTCAAGAGTAATCGTGCATGCTTTGCCCTTAATGACACAAAAGAAGGTCCTCTCGAAGCAAAGTTGTATGCACTTAAGAAGAAGTCAAAGCTCTACGTGTCTGGCGCGGTGCATTTTACGCCAAACTATGAAGACGCCTTATTTACAAGACAGGACCCTGCTTCGAAGATAGGAGTGGACTTTTTCTTAACTCCAGAAAATGATGCGTTGCTGATAGTATTGTCTAACAATAAGTCTCTTCGTATTGTTGAACTGAAAGATCAGCTCTCAAATACGCAAAAAGACATCTTCTCCAAATGGGAAGGAGTAGCCAATTTGGGTCGTGAAGCCCTCCATCTAACTATTTGGGATAGTTTCAAGCTAAAAAGCATTAACGAAGCTTTTTATAAGGGTATTGCCAACAGTTTTAAACATCTGGTCTCTCATCTAGAGGAGGGTGGTAAAAGTTCTGACGAAGCTCGCCATTTTGCTAATCGTCTACACGGTCGTTTGCTCTTTTGTTGGTTTCTAGACAAAAAAGGTTTTATCTCGAGAGACGTCAATTATTTTGATACTACACACACGGATGCCAGTTCGTACTATAAGGAAAAACTCGAGCTGCTCTTCTTTGGTGTTTTAAATACTCCACAGAATGATCGTGAGCGTCCGCATCCTGACCTTAAGACACCGTACTTAAACGGAGGACTCTTTGAAGATCGCCCAGATGATTGGAGGGGAAGTGACATTCCTTTCCCAAAGGGTTTTTTTGTTAATCTCTATGAACATTTCAGCGAGTTTAATTTCACAACAGATGAGTCAACTCCTGACTATGAGCAAATTGCGATTGATCCTGAAATGCTCGGACGTATCTTTGAAAACTTGTTAGCTGAGATTAATGAAGAAACAGGAGAGCAGGCTCGAAAAGCGAAAGGTGCCTTCTATACACCAAGAGAGATTGTGGCTTATATGTGTCGAGAGAGTGTCAGGGCATACTTGTGTACTGCACTAGAGGCTGGAGATAAGGCTAAAAACTCTATAGATAGATTGCTTGATACTCCTGATAGTGATTGGGCAAAGTCAGGAACAAACAGTAAGCGGGACGTGGTAGAGCCTGTGCTGCGAGAGAAGATTGTAAAGGCGCTGGATGGTATGAAAGTGCTTGATCCTGCTTGTGGGTCTGGGGCTTTTCCAATTGGTATGCTGCATCTTCTGGTCCAGATATACGAACGACTCGATGCTCGTTTTGATCCGTATCGGACCAAGCTTGGTATTATGGAGCGTAACATTTACGGAGTAGACATCGAGCCACTTGCTATTGAGATCGCTCGACTTCGAAGTTTTCTTGCTCTTGTGGTTGATCAAGAGTATGTTGAAAAGAAACCAAATGGTGGTGTGGACACCTTGCCAAACCTAGAGTTTAAATTCGTCTGTGCCAATACACTTTTACCTCTGAGTGAAGAAGCGGCTTTGGATGATGGTGGTAAATATGAGACCTTGTTAGAGATCAAGAAAGAGTATTTTAAGGCAACTCCTAAGCAACGTGAAAAGCTTGAGACAAAATACTCAACTCTTCGTAAACAAGGGACTATGTTTGGCTCACAGCTTAACGACCAGCTTCATACTTATGATCCGTTCAGTAATGAGCATCCTGCCAGCTTCTATGACCAGTTGCTTATGCATGATGTGGAAGCTAAGTTTGATGTAGTTATAGGGAACCCACCATACGTTAGTATTTGGAAAATAAAGCCAGAACAGAAAGATAAATATCAAAATATATACACTACAGCGAAAGGTCATTATGACCTATACGTTCTTTTCTATGAGCGAGCTTTTGGCCTTTTGGCAGTAAATGGCATCATATCGTATATAACAAGTAACAAGTGGCTTGCGCAATCGTACGGTAAGCAATTAAGGGCACTTTTGCTTGGAAAGAGAATATTAAGATTACTAGACTTCTCAGCCCATCAAGTGTTTGACTCTGCTACAGTGGACACACAGATAAGTATTATATCTAATGCTGACGATGATGCTGAAGGAGGAGGTGAGTTTGAAGCGTATGTCCACAAGACGAAAAAATTACCCAATCTATACTCGTTACCATTCAGTACTGTTAGCAAGGAGGTTTTTAAAATACATCCAGATTACAATTTCAAACTTGATTTAGATGACGGCAAGGTCCAGATAATCCAAAAGATCATTAAATCAACGATCAAGTTTGAAAATGCATTTTATGTATCAAAGGGGGCAGAGATACATAACACAAAACTCAAAATTGGTAAGGGTGACTTTATACACGATGTTTATGCAGACGGATATAAGCAGTACTTGGAGGGGAAGAACTTCGAGAGGTATGTGGTAAAGAAAAAGCTGTATCTAGACTATCAACCAAGCAAACATAAAGCCCCCTGTTTCCCGGAGTTGTTTGAAAGTCACAAGATCGTTGTGAAAAACGTTGTTGGAAGGACTGGTATCCAAGCGGTGTATGACGATGTTGGTTATTACAATAACGACGCTCTTATTAATGCTGTGCCATATCACTTGTTAGAACACTTAACCTACTCCCAAGTCAAAGGAAAATTAAGTCAGGAACGGATCAAGTTGTCACAAAAGTATGATATGAAAGCGGTAACTGTAATTCTGAACTCAAAATTACTTAGCTGGTTTTTCAGTGAACTGTTGTCAAATGGATTGCATTTTTACCCAAGACACTTGAGAGATATGCCATTACCAAGTTTAGATCATGATCCCGTGAGCATTGATAAGCTAAAAGTGTGTTATGAAGAGATAGTTAAAGCAACTACGCAAAACATTCCGGCAGAAAAGTATTTGAATGAAGCTGACGAGTTAGTTTACAAGCTCTATGACCTGACCCCCGAGGAGATTGCTACTATTGAGAACTCATGA
- a CDS encoding glycosyltransferase, with amino-acid sequence MGQTYIDLYIRHEVTLFVVLFFIATMIMLPRQLLGVYFHHQIRRGKLFMQHPLTRATGVTLFEPIYLEDPEVLHEALAALRASLEKWADKYAIICIVDAADVYPKEGGALAEIAEQYGAHVFMTNARSKRKNLRNAVEWAKKHGVLYEFSAFHDSDTVPTTPDHNIIGELLRPFVDERVGGVTTAQRIRNPNHWLLRILDWLEDARIGGSMAAGSLFGQVGCLPGRLYMVRSCIIADWMDELVEEYWKVPTYSFKWPFVSIARVQAHAGDDRRMTLRVEELGYRTVMNPRATVETTLPKKLRQINRIFRRWATSSQWLTFRYTGKSWFWRLGFVMYQYYTDLLLTLISVFLVVRMGYLAIWGEAGLAMPLWMLLAYSVAGVLLTFTVRQLWHLLRYPSRLLLLPVFVVLVTFWQFIRFQALFTPGRISVWGSRKGADLEKGKVWFRPFEKFRKST; translated from the coding sequence GTGGGTCAAACATACATCGACCTCTATATTCGTCACGAAGTAACGCTGTTCGTAGTCTTATTTTTCATTGCAACGATGATTATGTTGCCGCGGCAGCTACTTGGTGTGTACTTTCATCACCAGATTCGACGCGGAAAGCTGTTCATGCAGCATCCGCTCACTCGAGCTACTGGCGTGACACTCTTCGAACCAATATACCTGGAGGATCCTGAAGTCTTACACGAGGCGCTCGCAGCCTTGCGGGCGTCGCTTGAAAAATGGGCAGACAAGTACGCCATCATATGTATTGTCGACGCGGCCGACGTGTATCCGAAAGAAGGAGGCGCCTTGGCTGAAATCGCCGAGCAATATGGTGCACACGTCTTCATGACCAATGCGCGCAGTAAGCGAAAAAATCTGCGCAATGCAGTGGAGTGGGCCAAGAAGCATGGAGTGCTGTATGAATTTTCTGCCTTCCATGACTCTGATACGGTGCCGACCACGCCAGACCACAATATCATTGGCGAACTGCTTCGGCCGTTTGTCGATGAAAGAGTGGGTGGGGTGACGACTGCGCAACGTATTCGCAACCCCAATCATTGGCTGCTGCGCATTCTTGACTGGCTTGAGGATGCTCGCATCGGTGGATCAATGGCGGCTGGTAGTCTGTTTGGTCAGGTCGGGTGTTTGCCGGGGCGCCTGTATATGGTCCGCTCCTGTATCATCGCTGACTGGATGGACGAGCTGGTCGAAGAGTACTGGAAGGTGCCGACATATTCATTCAAGTGGCCATTTGTTTCAATCGCTCGCGTGCAAGCGCATGCGGGTGACGATCGGCGAATGACCCTGCGAGTGGAAGAGTTGGGGTATCGGACAGTGATGAATCCGCGGGCGACCGTGGAAACAACGCTTCCGAAAAAACTCCGGCAGATAAACCGCATATTCCGGCGCTGGGCAACCTCCAGTCAGTGGTTGACCTTCAGGTATACCGGCAAAAGCTGGTTTTGGCGGCTCGGGTTTGTGATGTATCAGTACTACACAGACCTATTGCTAACCCTTATCTCGGTATTTTTGGTAGTCAGGATGGGATATCTGGCTATCTGGGGAGAAGCGGGTCTGGCAATGCCGCTGTGGATGCTTCTAGCGTACTCGGTGGCAGGAGTGTTGCTCACGTTCACGGTTCGTCAGTTGTGGCACTTACTGCGATACCCATCGCGACTGCTGCTACTGCCGGTCTTTGTGGTTTTGGTGACCTTCTGGCAATTCATTCGTTTCCAAGCGTTGTTTACGCCCGGGCGCATCAGCGTGTGGGGTTCGCGCAAAGGAGCTGATCTGGAAAAAGGCAAGGTTTGGTTCCGTCCATTTGAAAAGTTCCGCAAGTCTACTTGA
- a CDS encoding zeta toxin family protein encodes MTSPEENNLSAEAIEHVKKHQKELVDHFVGKVTPVGRPVSIFMAGSPGAGKTEFSTRLINEIMGAEDKIVQIDPDAIRLWLPQYEPGKAHLFQGAVALGVNKLHDYVKSKSYSFLLDGTFSKIDQARNNIDLSLSKDRPIFIEYVLQPPEIAWKFTQDREKVDGRNIQREDFIEQFIAARDNVATIKREYGNRVRVDLIERNLKTKQYKITFNIDNLDTYLPKKYSKDEIESLI; translated from the coding sequence ATGACTAGCCCAGAGGAGAACAATCTTTCTGCTGAAGCAATAGAACACGTCAAGAAGCATCAAAAGGAGCTTGTTGATCATTTTGTGGGTAAGGTTACTCCTGTTGGAAGACCAGTATCAATTTTCATGGCTGGATCTCCGGGTGCAGGAAAGACTGAGTTCTCGACTCGGCTGATCAATGAGATTATGGGAGCAGAAGATAAGATTGTTCAGATTGATCCAGATGCAATTCGCCTTTGGCTCCCTCAGTATGAACCGGGGAAAGCTCATTTGTTCCAAGGTGCTGTTGCGCTTGGGGTTAATAAATTACATGACTATGTAAAGAGTAAATCGTATAGTTTTTTGTTAGATGGTACTTTTTCAAAAATTGATCAAGCCAGAAACAATATTGATCTATCGCTCAGTAAAGATAGACCTATATTCATTGAGTATGTACTTCAGCCTCCAGAGATTGCTTGGAAGTTTACTCAAGACAGGGAAAAGGTGGACGGTAGAAATATTCAAAGAGAAGACTTCATTGAGCAATTTATTGCCGCGCGAGACAATGTGGCTACGATTAAGCGGGAGTACGGTAATCGTGTTCGGGTTGATCTTATTGAAAGAAACCTTAAGACCAAACAGTATAAAATTACATTCAACATCGATAATCTTGACACATACCTGCCAAAAAAGTACAGTAAAGATGAGATTGAGAGTTTGATATGA
- the ung gene encoding uracil-DNA glycosylase, producing MEVAIESSWKQMLADEFEQPYFKDLAKTVRHSYLSQTIFPAPKNIFNAFTLCPFNQVKVVILGQDPYHGIGQAHGLSFSVPEGIKTPPSLQNIYKEIKADLGIEIPESGNLERWATEGVLLLNATLTVEAGKAGSHQGLGWEQFTDAVIKKISHEKEHIVFLLWGNFARSKAALIDTEKHLVLEAPHPSPFSAHSGFFGCKHFSKANNYLTEHEEAPINW from the coding sequence ATGGAAGTCGCTATCGAATCATCTTGGAAACAAATGCTTGCTGACGAGTTTGAGCAACCATATTTTAAAGATCTGGCAAAGACAGTACGACACTCATACCTTTCACAAACAATCTTCCCTGCTCCCAAGAACATCTTTAATGCATTTACGCTTTGTCCATTTAATCAGGTTAAAGTGGTTATTCTGGGACAAGATCCCTACCATGGCATTGGACAAGCACACGGGCTTTCTTTTTCGGTACCTGAAGGTATCAAAACTCCACCGTCACTTCAAAATATATACAAAGAAATTAAAGCAGACCTTGGTATAGAAATACCTGAAAGCGGAAACCTAGAGCGCTGGGCCACGGAAGGTGTACTGCTACTCAACGCGACCTTAACTGTCGAAGCTGGAAAGGCTGGCTCACACCAAGGCCTGGGGTGGGAACAGTTTACTGATGCGGTTATTAAGAAAATCTCTCACGAAAAAGAACATATTGTCTTTCTGCTTTGGGGAAACTTTGCCCGCTCCAAAGCAGCGCTCATTGATACAGAAAAACACCTCGTACTTGAAGCACCCCACCCATCTCCCTTCTCCGCACACAGCGGCTTCTTTGGCTGCAAGCATTTTAGCAAAGCAAACAACTATCTCACCGAACACGAAGAAGCTCCGATTAACTGGTAA
- a CDS encoding recombinase family protein, translating to MKVAIAKFYTDNLSEEVRKGQAAKIAAGHLPTKPPLGYRTVGEQGKKVHVIDDNTAPLVKKMFEMYATGNFSVVELTKRINLIGLRNRNGNKLSKTRVHDFLSDPFYYGDMRWNDKIFKGAHEPLITLELFNKVQEKLGRGTASPYYRTHPLLYKAKVTCATCGFLVSWERQKGHVYGSCKHCKSPLGASSKYLREEELDKKIIEKVLKVAPKNQKVLDILNQALKEDAEEEIHAYETSKRQLEENLRRGDLRVDTAYTDRLDGRIGTERYDGIKAEWDAERKAILNELTRLSNDKSKYYDAGFSIHVLATKTREIYESQHVTDDDRRLLLSYAFNKVTLERGNIEVEYTPAFEYLQKWVPAVNQSFELANSGSNERQKVPFGTSHPTLLRGQDSNLRPIG from the coding sequence ATGAAAGTAGCTATCGCTAAGTTCTACACCGACAATCTATCTGAGGAGGTTCGTAAAGGTCAGGCTGCCAAGATTGCTGCCGGCCACCTCCCCACCAAACCACCGCTTGGATACCGAACCGTCGGGGAGCAAGGTAAGAAGGTGCACGTTATTGACGACAACACAGCCCCGCTGGTTAAGAAAATGTTTGAGATGTATGCCACCGGGAACTTCTCTGTCGTCGAACTAACAAAACGAATTAATCTGATAGGTCTCCGTAATCGAAACGGGAACAAGCTGAGCAAGACACGAGTTCATGACTTTCTCTCAGACCCATTCTATTACGGAGACATGCGTTGGAACGACAAGATATTCAAAGGAGCTCATGAACCACTGATCACTCTGGAGCTCTTCAACAAGGTTCAGGAGAAGCTAGGTCGAGGTACTGCTAGCCCATACTACCGAACTCATCCACTGCTATACAAAGCGAAGGTCACTTGTGCCACTTGCGGCTTCTTGGTGAGTTGGGAAAGACAGAAAGGACACGTCTATGGCTCTTGTAAGCATTGTAAGAGCCCTCTAGGAGCATCATCCAAGTACTTACGAGAAGAAGAGTTAGACAAGAAGATCATCGAGAAAGTGCTAAAAGTAGCACCTAAGAACCAAAAGGTGCTCGACATCCTCAACCAAGCGTTAAAAGAGGACGCTGAGGAGGAAATACATGCTTACGAAACCAGTAAACGCCAGCTGGAAGAAAACCTACGCCGTGGCGACCTAAGAGTCGACACAGCTTACACGGACCGCTTAGATGGACGTATCGGCACAGAACGATATGACGGTATTAAAGCTGAATGGGATGCAGAAAGAAAAGCGATCTTGAACGAACTGACTCGTCTTAGCAACGATAAGTCAAAGTATTACGACGCTGGTTTCTCAATCCATGTCTTGGCTACAAAAACCCGAGAGATCTACGAGAGTCAACACGTTACAGACGATGATCGTCGCCTGCTGTTAAGTTACGCCTTCAACAAAGTCACACTAGAAAGAGGCAACATCGAAGTTGAGTACACTCCAGCGTTCGAATATCTGCAAAAATGGGTACCTGCAGTAAACCAGAGTTTCGAACTTGCAAATAGTGGCTCTAATGAAAGACAAAAGGTGCCTTTCGGCACCTCTCATCCTACTTTGCTCCGCGGGCAGGATTCGAACCTGCGACCAATCGGTTAA
- the mutM gene encoding bifunctional DNA-formamidopyrimidine glycosylase/DNA-(apurinic or apyrimidinic site) lyase — protein MPELPEVETVRLQLLRKVLGKTIASVEVFHAKTVAHDEHVEDALIGKTIAHIDRIGKLMIFSFVDEDNLFLLAHLKMTGQFFFVAEGGEAVGGGHSMTADRDLGRHTRVAFHFTDHSTLFFNDMRLFGYTKLATKAEVEKARSGFGPEPIDPDFDIEWFTKKLRMRKTPVKAALLDQSFVAGLGNIYVDEALWRAKIRPTRRADKVTKAEAALLATAAGEVMRESIRVGGTTFQHFVDTGGDNGNFTDYLKVFGKQGASCSRCGSIIKKIRCAGRGTHYCPSCQK, from the coding sequence ATGCCAGAACTACCAGAAGTAGAGACTGTCCGCCTGCAGCTCTTGCGAAAAGTGCTTGGAAAAACCATTGCCTCAGTGGAGGTATTTCATGCGAAGACAGTGGCGCATGATGAGCACGTCGAAGACGCGCTCATTGGGAAGACTATCGCTCACATCGACCGCATCGGTAAGCTGATGATATTTTCGTTTGTTGACGAAGACAATCTCTTTCTCCTTGCACACCTGAAGATGACCGGGCAATTCTTTTTTGTCGCGGAAGGTGGCGAAGCGGTCGGCGGCGGTCATTCCATGACCGCCGACCGCGACCTAGGTCGCCACACGCGAGTCGCATTTCACTTTACCGACCATTCCACGCTCTTTTTCAACGACATGCGTCTTTTCGGTTACACTAAACTCGCCACCAAAGCCGAAGTAGAAAAAGCACGCAGCGGCTTTGGACCCGAACCAATCGACCCAGACTTTGATATAGAATGGTTTACCAAAAAACTGCGCATGAGAAAGACGCCAGTAAAGGCAGCCTTGCTCGACCAATCATTCGTCGCTGGCCTTGGTAATATTTACGTAGACGAAGCACTCTGGCGCGCCAAAATACGACCCACCAGACGGGCGGACAAAGTCACTAAAGCTGAAGCAGCTCTCCTCGCCACCGCCGCCGGCGAGGTGATGCGCGAGTCTATAAGAGTCGGCGGCACCACCTTCCAACACTTCGTCGACACCGGCGGCGATAACGGCAACTTCACCGACTACCTTAAAGTATTCGGCAAGCAAGGCGCCTCCTGCTCACGTTGTGGCAGCATAATAAAAAAGATTCGTTGCGCTGGACGTGGCACCCACTACTGTCCTAGCTGTCAAAAATAG